A single genomic interval of Dyella sp. GSA-30 harbors:
- the putA gene encoding bifunctional proline dehydrogenase/L-glutamate gamma-semialdehyde dehydrogenase PutA — protein sequence MTQPILSPELPPGASAARARITAAWLRDETEAVNDLLAQASLPPAEREKVIDLAADLVTRVRARAKDQSAVESFMRQYDLSSEEGVLLMCVAEALLRIPDKATADKLIRDKLGDANWKKHLGQSESVFVNASTWGLMLTGKLVNLAEETRHDFASALRRLVGRAGEPAIRLAVRQAMRIMGHQFVMGRTIDEALDRCAKKEYAMYRYSYDMLGESALTSETAERYQQDYRNAIAAIGSRGPFANHTDAPSISVKLSALHPRYEVANREHARRDLIAKLLELSQLAMKQGIALSVDAEEADRLELSLDIIGDVFAHPSLQGWNGLGIVVQAYGKRTPFVIDWLVETARQANRRWYVRLVKGAYWDAEVKRAQENGLAGYPVYTRKPNTDVSYLACAHRLFNAGAELIYPQFATHNAHTIAAVHHIAQGRPYEYQRLHGMGTDLYAEVIGAQNLNVPCRVYAPVGSHEDLLPYLVRRLLENGANTSFVNRVVDESVPVRELVADPCETVRAFASIPHPRIPLPVNLYGDHSALAQNANFVTRKNSMGMNFANDNELKALADAVNAACPPGTTGRWNATPLVPGAQVGAATVEVTNPADRRQRVGSYVSADAATVDKALANAVAAQPAWDRMPAASRAAILEHAADQLEARRGEFIALCVREAGKSLPDAIAEIREAADFLRYYATMARRLFGHPEQLPGPTGESNQLFLNGRGVFVCISPWNFPLAIFLGQVSAALAAGNAVIAKPAEQTSLIGFVAVQLLHDAGVPADVLQYLPGDGAVVGAALTKDPRVAGVAFTGSTETAWAINRALAARNAPIAALIAETGGQNAMIADSSALPEQIVKDVISSAFQSAGQRCSAARVLFVQEDIADKVSAMLAGAMAELKVGDPGQLSTDVGPVIDEDAKKILVDHAARMDKEAKKIGEVQLDATNTGNGTFFAPRAYEIPSLATLTREVFGPVLHVIRWKGDELDKVVAQINATGYGLTLGIHSRIDDTIEYIQSRARVGNCYVNRNQIGAVVGVQPFGGEGLSGTGPKAGGPHYLLRFAGERTLTINTTAAGGNASLLTIGE from the coding sequence GTGACCCAGCCCATCCTCAGCCCCGAACTCCCGCCCGGCGCCAGCGCCGCTCGTGCCCGCATCACCGCGGCATGGCTCCGCGACGAAACCGAAGCGGTCAACGATCTGCTGGCGCAGGCCTCGCTGCCGCCCGCCGAGCGCGAGAAGGTGATCGATCTCGCCGCCGATCTGGTGACGCGCGTACGTGCACGCGCCAAGGATCAGAGCGCGGTGGAATCGTTCATGCGCCAGTACGACCTTTCCAGCGAGGAAGGCGTGCTGTTGATGTGCGTGGCCGAAGCGCTGCTGCGCATTCCGGACAAGGCAACCGCCGACAAGCTGATCCGCGACAAGCTCGGCGATGCCAACTGGAAGAAGCACCTGGGCCAGAGTGAGTCGGTCTTCGTCAACGCCTCGACCTGGGGCCTGATGCTCACCGGCAAGCTGGTCAATCTGGCCGAGGAAACCCGCCACGACTTCGCCAGCGCATTGCGCCGTCTGGTCGGCCGCGCCGGCGAGCCGGCGATCCGCCTGGCGGTGCGTCAGGCGATGCGCATCATGGGCCACCAGTTCGTGATGGGCCGCACCATCGACGAAGCGCTGGACCGCTGCGCCAAGAAGGAATACGCGATGTATCGCTATTCCTACGACATGCTCGGCGAATCGGCGCTCACCAGCGAAACCGCCGAGCGTTATCAGCAGGATTACCGCAACGCGATTGCCGCAATCGGTTCGCGCGGCCCGTTCGCCAATCACACGGACGCGCCGTCGATCTCGGTGAAGCTCTCCGCGCTGCATCCGCGCTACGAGGTCGCCAACCGCGAACATGCGCGCCGCGACCTCATCGCCAAGTTGCTGGAACTGTCGCAGCTGGCGATGAAGCAAGGCATCGCGCTATCGGTCGACGCCGAAGAAGCCGACCGCCTCGAACTGTCGCTGGACATCATCGGCGACGTGTTCGCACACCCGTCGCTGCAAGGCTGGAACGGCCTGGGCATCGTCGTGCAGGCCTACGGCAAGCGCACGCCGTTCGTGATCGACTGGCTGGTCGAGACCGCGCGCCAGGCCAACCGCCGCTGGTACGTGCGCCTGGTCAAGGGTGCGTATTGGGACGCCGAGGTCAAGCGCGCGCAGGAAAACGGCCTGGCCGGTTACCCGGTCTATACGCGCAAGCCCAATACCGACGTGTCGTATCTGGCCTGCGCGCATCGTCTGTTCAATGCCGGCGCGGAGCTGATCTACCCGCAGTTCGCCACGCACAACGCGCACACCATCGCCGCGGTCCATCACATCGCACAGGGCCGTCCCTACGAATACCAGCGCCTGCACGGCATGGGTACGGACCTCTACGCCGAAGTGATCGGCGCGCAGAACTTGAACGTGCCGTGCCGTGTGTATGCGCCGGTAGGCAGCCATGAAGACCTGCTGCCGTACCTCGTGCGCCGCCTGCTGGAAAATGGCGCCAACACCAGCTTCGTCAACCGCGTCGTGGACGAAAGCGTGCCGGTACGCGAACTGGTGGCCGATCCGTGCGAGACCGTACGCGCTTTCGCCTCCATTCCCCACCCGCGCATCCCGCTGCCGGTCAATCTGTATGGTGACCATTCTGCGCTTGCGCAGAATGCAAATTTTGTAACCAGGAAGAATTCCATGGGCATGAACTTCGCAAACGACAACGAACTGAAGGCCCTGGCCGACGCGGTCAACGCCGCCTGCCCGCCCGGCACCACCGGCCGCTGGAATGCCACCCCGCTGGTTCCCGGCGCGCAAGTCGGTGCGGCCACGGTCGAGGTGACCAACCCGGCCGATCGTCGCCAGCGTGTGGGTAGCTACGTCAGCGCCGACGCCGCCACGGTCGACAAGGCGCTCGCCAACGCGGTTGCCGCACAGCCCGCCTGGGATCGCATGCCGGCCGCCAGCCGTGCGGCGATCCTGGAGCACGCCGCCGATCAGCTCGAAGCGCGCCGCGGCGAATTCATCGCCCTGTGCGTGCGCGAAGCGGGCAAGAGCCTGCCCGACGCCATCGCCGAAATCCGCGAAGCGGCCGACTTCCTGCGCTACTACGCCACGATGGCACGCCGCCTGTTCGGTCACCCGGAGCAGTTGCCTGGCCCGACGGGCGAAAGCAATCAGTTGTTCTTGAACGGCCGCGGCGTGTTCGTCTGCATCAGCCCGTGGAATTTCCCTCTGGCGATTTTCCTGGGCCAGGTGTCGGCCGCGCTCGCTGCCGGCAACGCCGTGATAGCCAAACCGGCCGAACAGACCAGCCTGATCGGCTTTGTCGCGGTGCAGTTGTTGCACGACGCAGGCGTTCCGGCTGACGTGCTGCAGTACCTGCCAGGCGATGGCGCCGTCGTCGGCGCCGCACTGACCAAAGACCCGCGCGTTGCCGGCGTCGCCTTCACCGGCTCGACCGAAACCGCCTGGGCGATCAATCGCGCCCTGGCCGCACGCAATGCACCGATCGCCGCGCTGATCGCCGAAACCGGCGGCCAGAACGCGATGATCGCCGACTCCTCCGCACTGCCGGAACAGATCGTCAAGGACGTGATTTCCTCCGCTTTCCAGTCCGCCGGCCAGCGTTGCTCGGCCGCGCGCGTGCTGTTCGTGCAGGAAGACATCGCCGACAAGGTCAGCGCGATGCTAGCGGGCGCCATGGCCGAACTGAAGGTCGGCGATCCGGGGCAGCTGTCGACCGACGTCGGCCCGGTGATCGACGAGGACGCGAAGAAGATTCTGGTCGACCATGCTGCACGCATGGACAAAGAGGCCAAGAAGATCGGCGAAGTGCAGCTCGACGCGACGAATACCGGCAACGGCACGTTCTTCGCACCGCGCGCCTATGAAATTCCGTCGCTGGCTACGCTGACCCGCGAAGTGTTCGGGCCGGTGCTTCACGTGATCCGCTGGAAGGGCGACGAGCTGGACAAGGTGGTCGCGCAGATCAACGCCACCGGCTACGGCCTGACGCTGGGCATTCACAGCCGCATCGACGACACCATCGAATACATCCAGAGCCGCGCACGCGTAGGCAACTGCTACGTCAATCGCAACCAGATCGGCGCGGTGGTCGGTGTGCAACCGTTCGGTGGCGAAGGCCTGTCGGGCACCGGCCCGAAAGCCGGTGGCCCGCACTATCTGCTGCGCTTTGCGGGCGAACGCACCTTGACGATCAACACGACGGCCGCGGGCGGCAATGCGTCGTTGCTGACGATCGGGGAATAA
- a CDS encoding DUF2244 domain-containing protein yields the protein MIVLRPATAGLPCVTMWLKPNRALSRRDLRRLIGVLAALALTTAGLGAWQGNVFAPLFALLESSAVAFALGVAWRAGDRSERITLDETSLEVQSLPGRRGMRFQPYWVRVQLKASRGGHRLLLTSHGRALEIGAFLADEERIELSKKLMVLLADIHGQSRR from the coding sequence ATGATCGTGCTTCGACCAGCTACCGCCGGCCTGCCGTGCGTAACGATGTGGCTCAAGCCAAATCGTGCACTCAGCCGTCGCGACCTGCGTCGCTTGATCGGGGTATTGGCGGCGCTGGCGTTGACGACGGCCGGGTTGGGTGCGTGGCAGGGGAACGTCTTTGCTCCGTTATTCGCTCTGCTGGAGTCCTCCGCGGTGGCATTCGCGCTGGGCGTAGCCTGGCGAGCCGGTGACCGTAGCGAGCGCATCACCCTCGACGAAACGTCGCTGGAGGTGCAGTCGCTGCCAGGCCGGCGCGGTATGCGTTTCCAGCCGTATTGGGTGCGCGTGCAGTTGAAGGCAAGTCGGGGAGGGCATCGTCTGCTGCTGACGTCGCATGGACGAGCGCTGGAAATCGGGGCTTTCCTGGCGGATGAGGAACGCATCGAGCTGTCGAAGAAACTCATGGTGCTGCTGGCGGATATCCACGGCCAGTCGCGCAGGTAG
- the coxB gene encoding cytochrome c oxidase subunit II, protein MTSGGIRPGVFKRTVTAWATLALAVFCGIAQANPKPGQLNMTPGSSEWSGEPYFLNNVALGVCVVIGILVFGAMFIAMFRFRKSRGAVAEKWSHNTTLEIVWTTVPVIILIVLAYLATNGLKTFADTTGSQMTVKVTGYQWKWRYDYIDYMGKSIDKVGFMSKLDRESDETRQLRSGMDPNAVKVGDENTYLLNVDEPLVVPVGTKIRFVITAGDVIHSWWVPALGWKMDAIPGIVNAAWTNIKEPGVYRGQCAELCGQDHGFMPIVVKALPKAEFEQWLAQKQAAATPPAPPAAPAAPAAASTAPAPKTAQVAPVTGNSQG, encoded by the coding sequence ATGACATCTGGCGGCATCAGGCCTGGGGTTTTCAAGCGAACGGTAACGGCATGGGCGACCCTCGCCCTGGCAGTGTTCTGCGGCATCGCCCAGGCCAACCCGAAACCCGGCCAGCTCAACATGACCCCCGGTTCCTCGGAGTGGTCCGGCGAGCCCTACTTCCTCAATAACGTCGCGCTCGGCGTCTGCGTCGTTATCGGCATCCTTGTTTTCGGCGCGATGTTCATCGCCATGTTCCGCTTCCGCAAGTCGCGCGGCGCGGTGGCCGAGAAGTGGTCGCACAACACCACGCTCGAAATCGTCTGGACCACGGTCCCGGTGATCATCCTGATCGTGCTTGCCTACCTGGCGACCAACGGTCTGAAGACCTTCGCCGACACCACCGGCTCGCAGATGACCGTCAAGGTCACCGGCTATCAGTGGAAGTGGCGCTACGACTACATCGATTACATGGGCAAGTCGATCGACAAGGTCGGCTTCATGTCCAAGCTCGATCGCGAGAGCGACGAGACCCGCCAGCTGCGCTCGGGCATGGACCCGAATGCGGTCAAGGTGGGCGACGAGAACACCTACCTGCTCAACGTGGACGAACCGCTGGTGGTCCCGGTGGGCACCAAGATCCGCTTCGTGATTACCGCCGGCGACGTGATCCACTCCTGGTGGGTGCCGGCGCTGGGTTGGAAGATGGACGCGATCCCGGGCATCGTCAACGCGGCCTGGACCAACATCAAGGAGCCTGGCGTGTACCGCGGCCAGTGCGCCGAGCTGTGCGGCCAGGACCATGGCTTCATGCCGATCGTGGTCAAGGCGCTACCGAAGGCGGAGTTCGAGCAGTGGCTGGCGCAGAAGCAGGCCGCCGCCACACCGCCGGCCCCGCCTGCCGCTCCGGCTGCGCCCGCTGCAGCGTCGACGGCCCCCGCGCCGAAGACCGCGCAGGTCGCTCCCGTCACCGGCAATTCCCAGGGCTAA
- the ctaD gene encoding cytochrome c oxidase subunit I — MSTNHKDIGTLYLVFSLLMFFIGGSFAMVIRAELFKPGMQLVQPYFFNEMTTMHALVMIFGAVMPAFVGLGNWMIPLMVGAPDMALPRMNNLSFWILPFAFTLLLSTLFMPGGGPAGGWTMYPPLSLQGSSIAYVVFAVHLMGISSIMGAINIIATILNMRAPGMDLLKMPVFVWSWLITAFLLIAVMPVLAGAVTMLLTDKYFGTNFFNAAGGGDPVLFQHIFWFFGHPEVYIMILPAFGLVSEIIPTFARKPIFGYKAMVFAIASIAFLSFIVWAHHMFAVGLPLGGEIFFMYATMLIAVPTGVKVFNWVSTMWGGSMTFETPMLFAIAFVILFTIGGFSGLMLALAPADFQYHDTYFVVAHFHYVLVTGAIFAIIAGAYYWLPKWTGHMYSETWGKIHFWNSVIWVNVLFFPQHFLGLAGMPRRIPDYNVAFANFNMISSIGGFLFGASQLIFLGVLVHAVWFSKKKATDRVWEGAKGLEWTVPSPAPYHTFDVPPIVHDSELAHGHLDD, encoded by the coding sequence ATGTCCACCAACCACAAGGACATCGGCACCCTGTACCTGGTGTTCTCGCTGCTGATGTTCTTCATCGGCGGCAGCTTCGCGATGGTGATCCGCGCGGAGCTGTTCAAGCCGGGCATGCAGCTGGTGCAGCCGTATTTCTTCAACGAAATGACCACGATGCATGCGCTGGTCATGATCTTCGGCGCGGTCATGCCGGCCTTCGTCGGCCTCGGCAACTGGATGATCCCGCTGATGGTCGGTGCGCCGGACATGGCGTTGCCGCGCATGAACAACCTGTCGTTCTGGATCCTGCCGTTCGCCTTCACGCTGCTGCTGTCCACCTTGTTCATGCCCGGCGGCGGTCCTGCCGGCGGCTGGACGATGTACCCGCCGCTGTCGCTGCAGGGTTCGTCGATCGCCTACGTGGTGTTCGCGGTGCACTTGATGGGTATCAGCTCGATCATGGGCGCGATCAACATCATCGCTACCATCCTCAACATGCGCGCGCCTGGCATGGATCTGCTCAAGATGCCGGTGTTCGTGTGGAGCTGGCTGATCACCGCCTTCCTGCTGATCGCCGTGATGCCGGTGCTCGCCGGTGCGGTGACGATGCTGCTGACCGACAAGTACTTCGGCACCAACTTCTTCAATGCCGCCGGCGGCGGTGACCCGGTCTTGTTCCAGCACATCTTCTGGTTCTTCGGTCACCCCGAGGTCTACATCATGATCCTGCCGGCCTTCGGCCTGGTCTCGGAGATCATCCCCACCTTCGCGCGCAAGCCGATCTTCGGCTACAAGGCGATGGTGTTCGCGATTGCCTCGATCGCCTTCCTGTCGTTCATCGTGTGGGCGCACCACATGTTCGCGGTGGGTCTGCCGCTGGGCGGCGAAATCTTCTTCATGTACGCCACGATGCTGATCGCTGTGCCCACCGGCGTGAAGGTGTTCAACTGGGTCAGCACCATGTGGGGCGGCTCGATGACCTTCGAAACGCCGATGCTGTTCGCGATCGCCTTCGTGATCCTGTTCACCATCGGCGGCTTCTCCGGCCTGATGCTGGCGCTGGCTCCGGCCGACTTCCAGTACCACGACACCTACTTCGTGGTGGCGCACTTCCACTACGTGCTGGTGACCGGTGCGATCTTCGCGATCATTGCTGGCGCGTACTACTGGCTGCCCAAGTGGACCGGCCACATGTACTCGGAAACCTGGGGCAAGATCCATTTCTGGAACTCGGTGATCTGGGTCAACGTGCTGTTCTTCCCACAGCACTTCCTGGGTCTGGCCGGCATGCCGCGCCGTATCCCGGATTACAACGTCGCGTTCGCCAACTTCAATATGATCAGCTCGATCGGCGGCTTCCTGTTCGGCGCCTCGCAGTTGATCTTCCTGGGCGTGCTGGTCCATGCGGTGTGGTTCTCCAAGAAGAAGGCCACCGACCGCGTATGGGAAGGCGCCAAGGGCCTGGAGTGGACGGTGCCGTCGCCGGCCCCGTATCACACCTTCGACGTGCCACCGATCGTGCACGACTCCGAGCTGGCACACGGTCACCTTGACGATTGA
- a CDS encoding cytochrome c oxidase subunit 3 has protein sequence MGQQQDAYFVPAKSYWPFVAAIVMFVTVFGAAHWLNAPPGEAGFGRTVLTVGVIGILLMFFGWFRSVIRESLAGSYNNQVDRSFRMGMMWFIFSEVMFFGAFFGALFYARAISVPWLGGEGHGVLTHQFLWSNYSAAWGAGGGGGPAGVGGRFSTIGPWGLPLLNTLILLTSSVTITIAHHALNSGHRGRILLFLGLTVLLGATFLNFQAHEYMEAYKELNLTLHSGVYGSTFFMLTGFHGLHVTLGTIMLAVIWLRVLKGHFNKEHQFGFEAVAWYWHFVDVVWLGLFMFVYIL, from the coding sequence ATGGGTCAGCAGCAAGACGCTTATTTCGTACCGGCCAAGAGTTACTGGCCCTTCGTGGCCGCGATCGTGATGTTCGTGACCGTGTTCGGCGCTGCGCATTGGCTGAACGCGCCGCCCGGCGAAGCCGGCTTCGGCCGGACGGTGCTGACCGTCGGCGTCATCGGCATCCTGCTGATGTTCTTCGGCTGGTTCCGCTCGGTGATCCGCGAGTCGCTCGCCGGTAGCTACAACAACCAGGTGGACCGCTCGTTCCGCATGGGCATGATGTGGTTCATCTTCTCCGAAGTGATGTTCTTCGGCGCCTTCTTCGGCGCGCTGTTCTATGCCCGCGCAATCTCGGTGCCGTGGCTGGGCGGCGAAGGCCATGGCGTGCTGACCCACCAGTTCCTGTGGAGCAACTACTCCGCTGCCTGGGGTGCGGGCGGCGGTGGCGGTCCGGCAGGTGTCGGCGGTCGTTTCTCGACCATTGGCCCGTGGGGCCTGCCGTTGCTCAATACGCTGATCCTGCTGACCTCCAGCGTGACGATCACCATTGCTCACCACGCGCTCAATTCGGGCCACCGTGGTCGCATCCTGCTGTTCCTGGGCCTGACCGTGCTGCTTGGCGCCACGTTCCTGAACTTCCAGGCGCACGAGTACATGGAGGCCTATAAGGAGCTCAACCTGACCCTGCACAGCGGCGTCTACGGTTCGACCTTCTTCATGCTCACCGGCTTCCACGGCCTGCACGTGACCTTGGGCACGATCATGCTGGCGGTGATCTGGCTGCGCGTGCTCAAGGGCCACTTCAACAAGGAGCACCAGTTCGGCTTCGAGGCCGTGGCGTGGTACTGGCACTTCGTTGACGTGGTGTGGCTGGGCCTGTTTATGTTCGTCTACATTCTTTAA
- a CDS encoding twin transmembrane helix small protein, with protein METVYKVALVVVLLVVLFNLGQALFFMMTDKDGSKRTVWALTRRIGLSIVLILMVVFGIWMGWLHPHDVGQ; from the coding sequence GTGGAAACCGTCTACAAAGTTGCGCTGGTGGTCGTGTTGTTAGTGGTTCTGTTCAATCTCGGCCAGGCGCTGTTTTTCATGATGACCGACAAGGACGGCAGCAAGCGGACCGTCTGGGCGCTGACGCGCCGCATCGGCCTGTCCATCGTGCTGATCTTGATGGTCGTTTTCGGCATCTGGATGGGCTGGCTCCATCCACATGACGTGGGGCAGTGA
- a CDS encoding SURF1 family protein — protein MNLWRRPRWWAVLLTVAGCLVFLRLGVWQLHRADEKDELLRRYAASAQASLSDFAAVAATPPLDAYPRVRVQGHYLVDRVYLLDNPKHDQRGGVEVYAPFQVRDASSLLLVDQGFLPGNGTDQAPQFPPLPSGELTLQGLYQPAPGVGFEMGGNALAAQTHWPKTTIFLDLKQVQQDLGQSLYPRVLALDADPASIYVREHTLDFSSMPPARHRAYAFQWFTFAVVAVVMFIVLHRRRKPKPSDNA, from the coding sequence GTGAACTTGTGGCGTCGTCCGCGTTGGTGGGCCGTGCTGCTGACCGTGGCCGGATGTCTTGTTTTTCTGCGCCTTGGCGTATGGCAGCTGCATCGCGCCGACGAAAAGGACGAACTTCTGCGGCGGTATGCCGCATCGGCGCAGGCGTCGCTGAGCGACTTTGCCGCCGTGGCCGCCACACCGCCGCTGGATGCTTATCCGCGGGTGCGAGTGCAGGGCCATTATCTGGTCGATCGCGTCTATCTGCTCGACAACCCCAAGCACGATCAGCGTGGCGGGGTAGAGGTCTATGCGCCCTTCCAGGTGCGTGATGCGTCGTCGCTGCTGCTGGTGGACCAGGGGTTTCTGCCGGGCAATGGTACCGACCAGGCACCGCAGTTCCCGCCGCTGCCTTCGGGTGAACTGACCCTGCAAGGTCTCTATCAGCCGGCGCCCGGGGTAGGTTTCGAAATGGGTGGTAACGCGCTGGCTGCGCAGACGCACTGGCCCAAGACCACGATTTTCCTGGACCTCAAGCAGGTTCAACAGGACCTGGGTCAGTCGCTCTATCCGCGTGTGCTCGCGCTCGATGCCGATCCTGCGTCGATCTATGTGCGCGAACACACGCTCGACTTTTCATCGATGCCGCCCGCGCGGCATCGCGCCTACGCTTTTCAGTGGTTCACTTTCGCGGTCGTGGCGGTGGTGATGTTTATCGTCCTGCATCGTCGCCGCAAACCCAAGCCTTCGGACAACGCATGA
- a CDS encoding COX15/CtaA family protein, translated as MSSRSVKILRGLALLAAVFAFGVVMFGAFVRLSNAGLSCPDWPTCYGQVAWPEHQHEIAQANQAFPDRPFETHKAWREQVHRFLAGSLGVLVLSIALIASWRTRWARMAVIAGALFAVVGTVLYIRGEHVWSSVLSAFAIGLPLIAAIGLRRPGAWRISVLALAVIIFQAMLGMWTVTLLLKPIVVMGHLLGGITTFALLAYAALRYAGVGARDDSYAALRKLVVIGIVLLIGQIALGGWTSANYAALACGTDFPTCLGQWAPPTDFKEGFVLWRGIGVNYEGGVLDMAARSAIQIAHRIGALIVFCYLAFLAHKVSRRGLRGLGLAIAVVLVTQVLLGISNVHFGLPLPVATLHNGVAALLLFVLLATLARTQQRHDDSIFLSLGAR; from the coding sequence ATGTCCAGCCGCTCCGTGAAAATCCTGCGCGGTCTGGCGTTGCTGGCCGCGGTCTTCGCGTTTGGCGTAGTGATGTTCGGTGCATTCGTGCGCCTGTCCAACGCGGGGCTGTCCTGCCCGGATTGGCCGACTTGCTATGGCCAGGTGGCATGGCCCGAGCACCAGCACGAGATTGCGCAGGCGAACCAGGCCTTTCCGGATCGCCCTTTTGAAACGCACAAGGCGTGGCGCGAGCAGGTGCATCGTTTTCTCGCCGGCTCGCTCGGCGTGCTGGTGCTGAGCATTGCGTTGATCGCCAGCTGGCGTACGCGTTGGGCGCGCATGGCGGTGATCGCTGGTGCGCTCTTCGCTGTGGTCGGCACGGTGCTGTATATTCGCGGCGAGCATGTCTGGTCGTCCGTGTTGTCGGCGTTTGCCATCGGGCTGCCCTTGATTGCCGCGATCGGTCTGCGCAGGCCGGGTGCCTGGCGCATCAGCGTGCTTGCGCTGGCGGTGATCATTTTCCAGGCGATGCTCGGCATGTGGACGGTTACCTTGCTGCTCAAGCCGATCGTCGTCATGGGGCATCTGCTGGGCGGCATCACGACGTTCGCCTTGCTCGCCTATGCCGCGCTGCGCTACGCCGGTGTGGGCGCGCGCGACGACAGTTATGCAGCGCTGCGCAAGCTGGTCGTGATCGGCATCGTGCTGCTGATTGGACAGATTGCTTTGGGCGGCTGGACCTCGGCGAACTATGCCGCACTGGCCTGTGGCACCGATTTTCCGACCTGTCTGGGCCAGTGGGCACCGCCGACCGATTTCAAGGAAGGTTTCGTGCTCTGGCGTGGCATTGGGGTGAATTACGAAGGCGGCGTGCTGGACATGGCGGCACGTAGCGCCATCCAGATCGCCCATCGCATCGGTGCGCTGATCGTGTTCTGCTATCTCGCATTTCTCGCGCACAAGGTGTCGCGCCGGGGCCTGCGCGGGCTCGGGCTGGCGATCGCCGTGGTGCTGGTGACCCAGGTGCTGCTGGGTATCAGCAATGTCCATTTCGGTTTACCGTTGCCGGTAGCCACGTTGCACAATGGTGTCGCCGCGTTGCTGCTGTTCGTACTCCTGGCCACGCTGGCACGGACACAGCAGCGGCATGACGACTCGATCTTTCTCAGTCTGGGCGCACGCTGA
- the cyoE gene encoding heme o synthase — MSGKFGEYLQLTKPRVVALLVFCAVIGMFLAVPGMPPWRALVWGTLGIWLASASAAAFNHLIDQRIDKLMARTAHRPLATGHLAPTQVLTFALALGVLSMLVLVLLVNPLTALLTFGGLIGYAVIYTAYLKRATPQNIVIGGLAGAIPPVLGWTAVTGSLHPFALQLCLIIFVWTPPHFWALAIFRRDDYARAQVPMLPVTHGVTYTRWHVFFYTILLVLVTLLPTLTGHSGLVYLGGAVVLGAGFLYYAVRLLNPPDEFFAMKVFNYSIVYLMALFAFLLVDHYLFEPAVLVG; from the coding sequence ATGAGCGGCAAGTTCGGTGAATATCTGCAATTGACCAAGCCGCGCGTCGTCGCGCTGCTGGTGTTTTGCGCGGTCATCGGCATGTTTCTCGCCGTGCCGGGCATGCCGCCGTGGCGTGCACTGGTATGGGGCACCCTGGGCATCTGGTTGGCATCGGCGTCGGCTGCGGCGTTCAATCATCTGATCGATCAACGGATCGACAAGCTGATGGCGCGCACCGCGCATCGGCCGCTGGCGACCGGGCATCTGGCGCCGACGCAGGTACTGACTTTCGCCTTGGCGCTGGGCGTGCTCTCGATGCTGGTGCTGGTATTACTGGTCAATCCGCTGACCGCACTGCTGACGTTTGGCGGCTTGATCGGCTATGCCGTGATCTACACCGCCTACCTCAAGCGCGCCACGCCGCAGAACATCGTGATCGGCGGCTTGGCCGGCGCGATTCCGCCGGTGTTGGGCTGGACGGCGGTGACCGGTTCGCTGCATCCGTTTGCGCTGCAGCTGTGCCTGATCATCTTCGTGTGGACGCCGCCGCATTTCTGGGCGCTGGCGATCTTCCGTCGCGACGACTACGCACGGGCGCAGGTGCCCATGCTGCCCGTGACGCATGGCGTGACCTACACGCGCTGGCACGTATTCTTCTACACCATCCTGCTGGTGCTGGTGACGCTGCTGCCGACGCTGACCGGCCACAGCGGCCTGGTCTACCTGGGTGGGGCCGTGGTGCTGGGCGCGGGTTTTCTCTACTACGCCGTGCGCCTGCTCAACCCGCCCGACGAGTTCTTTGCGATGAAGGTATTCAACTACTCCATCGTGTATCTGATGGCGCTGTTTGCGTTCCTGCTGGTGGACCACTATCTGTTCGAGCCGGCGGTCCTGGTCGGTTAG